In one bacterium genomic region, the following are encoded:
- the rplI gene encoding 50S ribosomal protein L9 produces MKVILKADVERLGKVGEVVAVAPGYARNYLMPRKLALEATASNLAGIETEKKRYAKAQARAAAGARELAERLAALSLTIRQASGESDRLFGTVTTMDIAAALAKEGIEIDRRQITIEEPIKTLGIYTVPVKLHAEVSAPLKVWVVKE; encoded by the coding sequence ATGAAGGTCATCCTCAAGGCAGACGTGGAGCGGCTCGGCAAGGTGGGGGAAGTCGTGGCCGTGGCCCCGGGGTACGCCCGCAACTATCTCATGCCGCGGAAGCTGGCGCTGGAAGCGACGGCGAGCAACCTCGCCGGCATCGAGACGGAGAAGAAGCGCTACGCGAAGGCCCAGGCCCGCGCGGCCGCCGGCGCACGCGAGCTCGCGGAGCGCCTCGCCGCCCTCTCGCTCACCATCCGCCAGGCCTCTGGCGAGAGCGACCGGCTCTTCGGGACCGTGACGACGATGGACATCGCCGCCGCGCTCGCGAAAGAGGGGATCGAGATCGACCGGCGGCAGATCACGATCGAGGAGCCGATCAAGACGCTCGGCATCTACACGGTCCCGGTCAAGCTCCACGCCGAGGTCAGCGCGCCCCTCAAGGTCTGGGTGGTCAAGGAGTAG